Proteins from one Methanobrevibacter millerae genomic window:
- a CDS encoding CDP-glycerol glycerophosphotransferase family protein yields the protein MFFKHKVFGKLFNLFTKFPINDRSVSFIIDSNESFSGNLEYIKKEFEKRGDYEYNFYYKDKISLNSFKKLATSKYIFLNDNFFPFAFMNFKDESEVIQLWHAPGAFKKFGGSVENASMLKLISDNTDYLIITSRHIEDYYAEAFQIDKSKIRPLGLPRADYYFKDHDISKLKGDLIKKYDLNPDKKIILYAPTFRETSEFNNVFNYLDINRFNEELSDDYTLLLRLHPKIRKFYGDDISAASGYVDCSDYKNEQELMLISDMLITDYSSIMIEFALLNKPIIFFAYDLDNYLANERGFYLDYRNDLPGPIVYDTDELINVVKEGVDTSNLQAFVKTQFDAMDGEASKRVVDFVLNEGGQNG from the coding sequence ATGTTTTTTAAGCACAAAGTATTTGGAAAATTATTCAATCTGTTCACCAAATTCCCTATTAATGACAGGTCAGTTTCATTCATAATCGATTCCAACGAATCCTTCAGCGGCAATCTGGAATATATTAAAAAAGAATTCGAAAAGAGAGGAGATTACGAGTATAACTTTTATTATAAGGATAAAATCTCTTTAAATTCCTTCAAGAAGCTTGCAACTTCAAAATACATTTTTTTAAACGACAATTTCTTTCCATTCGCTTTCATGAACTTTAAGGATGAAAGCGAGGTTATTCAGCTGTGGCACGCTCCCGGCGCCTTTAAGAAATTCGGCGGAAGTGTTGAAAACGCTTCAATGCTCAAGTTAATATCAGACAACACTGATTATCTGATTATCACTTCCAGACATATTGAGGACTATTATGCAGAAGCATTTCAGATAGATAAATCAAAAATAAGGCCATTGGGGCTTCCGAGAGCTGACTATTACTTTAAAGACCATGACATTTCAAAGCTGAAAGGGGATTTAATAAAAAAGTATGATTTGAATCCCGATAAGAAAATAATCTTGTACGCTCCAACTTTCAGGGAAACGAGTGAGTTCAACAACGTATTCAATTATCTTGACATTAACAGGTTCAATGAGGAACTCTCAGATGACTATACTCTGCTTTTAAGGCTTCATCCAAAAATCAGGAAGTTTTACGGCGATGATATTTCGGCCGCTTCGGGATATGTCGACTGCAGCGACTATAAAAATGAACAGGAACTAATGTTAATATCTGACATGTTGATAACGGATTATTCATCAATAATGATAGAATTCGCACTTTTAAACAAGCCTATAATATTTTTTGCATATGATTTGGATAATTATTTGGCAAATGAACGTGGATTTTACCTGGATTACAGAAATGATCTTCCGGGGCCTATAGTTTATGATACCGACGAGTTAATTAATGTCGTTAAAGAAGGCGTTGACACTTCAAATTTACAGGCATTTGTTAAAACCCAATTTGATGCAATGGACGGTGAAGCATCCAAAAGGGTAGTTGATTTTGTTTTAAATGAAGGTGGGCAAAATGGATAA
- a CDS encoding glycosyltransferase family 2 protein produces the protein MDKYKVSVVVPTYNSGLFLNTLFDSMMYQSIGFENIQVIFVDDNSTDEYTLYLLELFDEKFSNVTSVLLDDNDGFPGRGRNIGLSLSQAEYVVFSDHDDTYVPNAFEVMYEAAKKEDADVAITNYFKIYPENKVRVQTSFNGENIVVKDFTEDLRLLDIDPAIWCKLFRRQFLVDNDIRFLEAMLAEDMYFYIKSVVKSKCTVYLDDFYSYNYFIRNIEGDKSTIHIRNMKYLGKMVEGYWKIDDFITEADLSEYYTEIFNKHFVYWITSLILSDVNKDEKLELIKSVNELLKKDVEVLPGFNERIYSTLTKPILEDNYEKTVKNLNAIRRYRGILGLLSETFSRNRR, from the coding sequence ATGGATAAATATAAGGTAAGCGTTGTAGTTCCGACATATAATTCAGGTTTATTCCTAAATACGCTATTCGATTCAATGATGTATCAGAGCATCGGTTTTGAAAATATACAGGTTATTTTCGTCGATGACAATTCTACTGATGAGTATACGTTATATCTGCTTGAACTATTCGATGAAAAATTCAGCAACGTCACCTCAGTCTTATTGGATGATAATGACGGATTTCCGGGCAGGGGACGCAATATCGGATTATCTCTGTCACAGGCAGAATACGTTGTTTTTTCAGACCATGACGATACCTACGTTCCAAACGCCTTTGAAGTAATGTATGAGGCCGCAAAAAAGGAAGATGCCGATGTTGCAATCACAAATTATTTTAAAATCTATCCGGAAAATAAAGTAAGGGTTCAAACCTCTTTCAACGGAGAAAATATTGTTGTCAAGGATTTCACCGAAGATTTGCGTTTATTGGATATAGATCCCGCCATCTGGTGCAAGCTATTCAGAAGACAGTTTCTAGTTGACAATGACATCAGGTTTCTTGAAGCGATGCTTGCGGAGGACATGTACTTCTATATCAAGTCAGTGGTCAAGTCAAAATGCACAGTTTATCTGGATGATTTTTACAGCTATAATTACTTCATTCGTAACATCGAAGGGGATAAGTCAACCATCCACATCAGGAATATGAAATATCTGGGAAAAATGGTTGAAGGTTACTGGAAAATAGATGATTTCATAACGGAGGCAGATTTATCCGAATATTACACAGAAATTTTCAATAAGCACTTCGTATACTGGATAACCAGCCTGATATTGAGTGACGTCAACAAGGATGAAAAACTGGAGTTGATAAAGTCTGTAAATGAGCTTCTGAAAAAGGATGTTGAGGTTTTGCCGGGCTTTAATGAAAGGATTTATTCGACCTTGACCAAACCGATTCTCGAAGACAATTACGAAAAAACCGTTAAGAATCTGAATGCCATCAGGCGATACAGAGGAATTTTAGGGCTGCTGAGTGAAACCTTTTCAAGAAACAGGAGATAA
- a CDS encoding glycosyltransferase family 2 protein, with translation MSDYKITVVISTYNTGDYLNEFLDSIKSQSLGFENIEVIFVDDKSTDEATLELLRELDESYENVKSVFLDKNSGFPGTGRNTGLDMASADYVIFSDHDDTYTPKAFEVMLDKIADNDTLISNFNQVFTDKSIPFKSIYKDAGEIMVSDISEDENLLRVPAAIWTRLFRKEFLIENGIRFLEGMLAEDVYVATYSCLKANGIIYLNDFYSYNYKIRDSKHDKSTIHVRNRKYIEAILNGYYRIDEMLVDLNETSYGKTIFKSHLTSWLYTIVLSKLSDEDKKELFIRSWDIFDKYYSKDPYFKNRYDKLVKLILNKSFDEAVTESNRLAKTQGNMNDRGIFSRIKNKLAR, from the coding sequence ATGTCCGATTATAAGATAACAGTAGTCATTTCTACATATAACACAGGAGATTACCTGAACGAATTTCTCGATTCAATAAAATCCCAAAGCCTGGGCTTTGAAAACATCGAAGTCATTTTTGTCGATGACAAGTCCACAGATGAGGCCACATTGGAGCTATTAAGGGAATTGGACGAATCATATGAAAACGTAAAATCAGTGTTTCTGGATAAAAACTCTGGATTTCCTGGAACGGGAAGAAACACGGGCCTTGATATGGCGAGCGCAGATTACGTAATATTTTCAGACCACGACGACACATACACGCCCAAAGCTTTTGAGGTAATGCTCGATAAGATTGCGGACAACGACACACTGATTTCAAACTTCAATCAGGTATTTACGGACAAAAGCATTCCATTCAAGTCAATATATAAGGATGCGGGTGAAATTATGGTTTCAGACATTTCAGAGGATGAAAACCTTCTGAGAGTTCCTGCAGCCATTTGGACAAGACTCTTCAGAAAGGAATTCCTCATTGAAAACGGCATAAGGTTTTTGGAAGGCATGCTGGCTGAAGACGTTTATGTTGCAACCTATTCATGCCTGAAGGCTAACGGAATAATTTATCTTAATGATTTTTATTCTTATAATTACAAAATAAGAGATAGCAAGCATGACAAGTCAACGATTCATGTAAGAAACAGGAAATATATCGAAGCAATTCTGAACGGTTACTACAGGATTGATGAAATGCTTGTGGATTTAAACGAGACCTCATACGGCAAGACAATCTTTAAAAGCCATCTCACGTCATGGCTCTACACTATAGTCTTATCCAAGCTAAGCGATGAGGACAAAAAGGAATTGTTCATCAGGTCATGGGATATATTTGACAAATATTATTCAAAGGATCCCTATTTCAAAAACAGATACGACAAGCTGGTTAAATTAATATTGAATAAAAGCTTTGATGAGGCCGTTACAGAATCAAACAGATTGGCTAAAACCCAAGGAAATATGAATGACAGAGGCATATTTTCCAGAATAAAAAACAAATTGGCAAGATAA
- a CDS encoding glycosyltransferase family 4 protein gives MSFKNKLFAKFPKKYISYKIKDKKYAQEIMDAYDAIRENNLFDDDFYLKKYPKVKSSKMDPLLHYLFFGFGEGKKPNDTFDGVFYKNHYSDVNINPLAHYALYGMKENRLYKVENRDLSEYCDENTKNILFVLHEKIGTIGGTGFFNMDIIDHLPDDYSTFILTSDGEDVELWKVMDHLEKIANYNVGFDTDYSIIDNDGNVITDGNFDELFFSQDLAIIYSNILSKLDITLVHINHLINHSFDLIKHIDEKSIPFLVNLHDFYYICPSIHLVDGNCQYCNFKCDGCGGISKDESLTNDKILNEWRKLTEMVLTKSCANIAPTQSVIDIYHEIFPDLDNFKVIEHGVHINKSGFTPELTSNPIRILVPGHVSPHKGSLLIKELKEMDRKNNLELHFLGTTIPNLNSYGINHGKYERSDFNNLVSQIKPSFSLILSTCPETYSYTLTESWMAGLPVVASNLGALSQRIASSGGGWLADCTNVDSVYKLIIDINQNDYQNKLSNISNIEFKDVDEMCGEYINLYNKLTD, from the coding sequence ATGAGTTTTAAAAATAAACTGTTTGCCAAATTTCCAAAAAAGTATATTTCCTATAAAATCAAGGATAAAAAATATGCTCAAGAAATTATGGATGCTTACGACGCCATCCGTGAAAATAATTTGTTTGACGACGACTTTTACTTGAAAAAGTATCCCAAAGTCAAATCCTCCAAAATGGACCCTTTGCTTCATTACCTTTTTTTCGGATTTGGGGAAGGAAAAAAGCCAAACGACACCTTTGACGGCGTTTTTTACAAGAATCATTACAGTGACGTTAACATCAATCCTTTAGCCCATTACGCATTATATGGAATGAAGGAAAACAGACTATATAAAGTTGAAAACAGGGATTTAAGCGAGTATTGCGATGAAAACACTAAAAATATTCTCTTTGTACTTCACGAAAAGATAGGAACAATCGGCGGGACGGGCTTTTTCAACATGGATATTATCGATCACCTTCCGGATGACTACAGCACCTTCATATTGACTTCAGACGGCGAGGACGTTGAACTGTGGAAGGTTATGGACCATCTCGAAAAGATTGCAAACTATAATGTTGGCTTCGATACGGATTATTCCATAATAGACAACGACGGAAATGTCATCACCGATGGCAATTTTGACGAGCTGTTTTTCAGTCAGGATTTGGCTATCATTTACTCAAACATCCTTTCAAAATTAGACATAACTTTGGTTCATATTAATCATTTAATTAATCATAGTTTCGATTTAATTAAACACATCGATGAAAAATCAATTCCATTTTTGGTTAATCTACATGACTTCTATTATATTTGCCCATCTATTCATTTAGTCGATGGCAATTGTCAATACTGCAATTTCAAATGCGATGGATGCGGTGGCATTTCAAAGGATGAAAGCTTAACTAACGATAAAATACTTAATGAATGGCGTAAATTAACTGAAATGGTGTTAACAAAGTCATGTGCAAACATCGCCCCTACCCAAAGCGTAATCGACATTTATCATGAGATTTTCCCTGATCTGGATAATTTCAAGGTCATCGAGCACGGCGTGCACATTAACAAATCCGGCTTCACTCCCGAGCTGACTTCAAATCCAATCAGGATTCTTGTTCCCGGCCATGTATCTCCGCATAAAGGCTCTCTTTTAATAAAAGAACTTAAGGAAATGGACAGGAAAAATAACCTGGAGCTGCATTTTCTTGGAACAACGATTCCAAACCTTAACAGCTATGGTATAAACCATGGAAAATATGAAAGAAGTGATTTCAACAATCTGGTCAGCCAAATAAAGCCTTCATTCTCATTGATACTATCAACATGTCCTGAAACCTATTCATACACATTAACGGAATCATGGATGGCAGGCCTTCCGGTCGTTGCAAGCAATCTGGGCGCATTAAGTCAAAGAATCGCTTCAAGCGGAGGGGGATGGCTGGCCGACTGCACCAATGTTGATAGTGTATATAAGTTAATCATTGATATCAATCAAAACGATTATCAAAACAAGCTTTCAAATATATCCAATATCGAATTTAAAGACGTAGACGAAATGTGTGGTGAATACATTAATTTATACAATAAATTAACAGATTAA
- a CDS encoding glycosyltransferase family 2 protein, translating into MGKNIFKLLSSSKFDYKSSIMHRKYYDEIVKSGLFDAEFYSNTYSDVSGDELTHYLSKGHKQGKLPSLEFDTDSYLRAYNDVGYSGVNPVLHYVAYGKKEGRYYQPAYCVRRKKEICETNLAFLSNYEFDEEPLVSIIILNRNGIGHLRRLFKDFDDKTNYSNYEIIVVDNASTDDSVSYLKSLDLPIRIIENDINVSFSKGNNDAAKIANGRYLLLLNNDIEPTYGWLNELVGTMYYNDDVASVGAKLVFPYYFNSNRHLSYKIQHSGDIFAERMSPCCLYAINKSDSRLDIFDSLLTCNKRCVAVTGAVNLIDKKVFDELNGLDEDYVYGLEDVDFCLKLHKKGCRILLAGNALLFHHESSTRVKSESYFENDKHNYEVFWNKWGQYLSREMLLDKLHSTGFFTEKHLKITIIDEKGSSNKELISDISKKFNEHDFTVELIADMENNYIGNSSDILISFTDKYDLNNIISRDDIVKVIVNDSDLKTDDYDISVSFNGQESNSLHSIVIENDFAEEFLEKLEKIILDDYEF; encoded by the coding sequence ATGGGAAAAAATATTTTTAAATTGCTGTCTTCCTCCAAATTTGATTACAAGTCTTCCATAATGCACCGCAAATATTATGATGAAATCGTCAAATCAGGATTGTTCGACGCTGAATTCTACTCAAATACATACAGTGACGTTTCAGGAGACGAATTAACTCATTACTTATCAAAAGGTCATAAGCAGGGCAAATTGCCTTCACTGGAATTTGATACGGACTCCTATTTAAGGGCATACAATGACGTTGGATATTCAGGAGTCAATCCCGTACTGCATTACGTTGCCTACGGCAAGAAAGAAGGCAGATATTACCAGCCTGCTTACTGTGTCCGAAGAAAAAAGGAGATTTGCGAAACCAACCTTGCATTTTTATCCAATTACGAGTTCGATGAGGAACCTTTGGTATCAATCATTATCCTAAACAGAAACGGAATCGGCCATTTAAGACGTTTATTCAAGGATTTTGATGATAAAACCAATTATTCAAACTACGAAATCATAGTGGTCGACAATGCATCCACGGACGACTCCGTCAGCTATCTTAAATCCCTGGACTTGCCAATTCGAATTATCGAAAACGACATTAACGTCAGCTTTTCAAAAGGAAACAATGACGCAGCCAAAATAGCCAACGGCCGATATCTGCTTTTGCTGAATAATGACATCGAGCCTACATACGGCTGGTTAAACGAATTAGTAGGAACGATGTATTACAATGACGATGTGGCTTCCGTAGGAGCTAAACTTGTTTTCCCTTATTATTTCAATTCAAACAGACATTTATCATATAAAATACAGCACAGCGGTGATATTTTCGCTGAAAGGATGTCTCCATGCTGTTTGTATGCAATCAACAAGTCAGATTCAAGGTTGGATATATTCGATTCTTTACTGACCTGCAATAAACGGTGCGTTGCGGTAACGGGAGCCGTTAACCTGATAGACAAAAAAGTATTCGATGAGCTTAACGGCCTGGATGAAGACTACGTTTACGGACTTGAAGACGTTGATTTCTGCCTGAAGCTGCACAAAAAAGGCTGCAGGATTTTATTGGCCGGAAACGCATTATTGTTCCATCATGAATCAAGTACCAGAGTTAAAAGCGAAAGCTATTTTGAAAATGATAAGCATAACTATGAAGTCTTCTGGAACAAATGGGGTCAGTACCTCTCCAGGGAAATGCTTCTTGATAAGCTTCACTCCACAGGCTTTTTCACTGAAAAGCATCTTAAAATAACGATTATCGATGAGAAAGGTTCTTCCAATAAAGAATTAATTTCAGACATTTCAAAAAAATTCAACGAACATGACTTTACTGTTGAATTGATAGCGGATATGGAAAACAACTACATAGGAAACTCTTCCGACATTCTGATTTCATTTACCGACAAATACGACTTGAACAATATCATTTCTCGTGATGATATCGTAAAGGTCATAGTAAACGATTCCGATTTGAAAACGGATGATTATGATATTTCAGTTTCATTTAATGGGCAGGAATCAAATTCCTTGCACAGTATCGTTATAGAAAATGATTTCGCCGAGGAATTCTTAGAAAAGCTTGAAAAAATAATATTGGATGATTATGAGTTTTAA
- a CDS encoding glycosyltransferase domain-containing protein: MNENVDPYEVIRTRYESNVNSFILSDLFQPTLEVDEELINDIENNELVIYTAFTGDYDSLKEPEFIDKDARYVCFTQNPDLKSDTWEIIQMEDSTLDDNRIAKQYKVFPNRYFPDFKYSFWLDGTFKIKGSIREYVSKYINSSMLTVVHPERDCIFDEAAASMHFPRYSNYTMSKQVEKYRNEGMPLHYGLPVLGALFRKHDDPEIVSLMDQWWKEIIIFTNQDQLSFSYLMWKNNFHPSVAPVYYWINEYWTKEGEYHHNVELEDYITSRNLIKSLEGNIQEKNTLSKEEITLLFNDIDALRDEAEALNQIRNHWDRQITDIQNSTSWKLTSKLRSMKNKGD; this comes from the coding sequence ATGAATGAAAATGTGGATCCCTATGAAGTAATAAGAACTAGATATGAATCTAATGTTAACAGTTTCATTTTAAGCGACTTGTTTCAGCCTACGCTTGAAGTTGATGAAGAACTGATTAATGACATTGAAAATAATGAGCTTGTCATATACACGGCATTCACGGGCGATTACGATTCCCTTAAAGAACCGGAATTCATCGACAAGGATGCAAGATATGTGTGTTTCACTCAAAATCCCGATTTAAAGTCTGACACTTGGGAAATTATTCAGATGGAAGATTCCACATTGGACGACAACAGGATAGCAAAGCAATACAAAGTCTTTCCAAACAGGTATTTCCCGGATTTCAAGTACAGCTTCTGGCTTGACGGAACCTTCAAAATCAAGGGAAGCATTCGCGAATATGTCTCTAAATACATCAACTCCTCCATGCTGACAGTTGTCCATCCGGAACGTGACTGCATATTTGACGAAGCGGCTGCGTCAATGCATTTTCCCCGCTATTCTAATTACACAATGTCAAAGCAGGTTGAAAAGTACAGAAATGAGGGAATGCCCCTTCATTACGGACTGCCTGTGCTTGGAGCGCTGTTCAGAAAGCATGATGATCCCGAAATCGTTTCATTAATGGATCAGTGGTGGAAGGAGATTATCATATTTACAAACCAGGATCAGCTGAGCTTTTCATATCTGATGTGGAAGAACAATTTCCATCCTTCAGTTGCGCCTGTATACTATTGGATTAATGAATACTGGACCAAGGAAGGCGAATATCATCATAACGTCGAACTGGAAGACTACATTACAAGCAGAAATCTGATTAAGTCCCTGGAAGGCAATATTCAGGAGAAAAATACTCTCTCAAAAGAGGAAATCACTTTGCTTTTCAATGATATCGATGCGCTAAGGGATGAGGCCGAGGCTTTAAACCAAATCAGAAATCACTGGGACAGGCAAATTACGGACATTCAAAATTCAACATCCTGGAAATTGACCAGTAAACTCCGAAGCATGAAAAACAAGGGTGATTGA